The following nucleotide sequence is from Leopardus geoffroyi isolate Oge1 chromosome A1, O.geoffroyi_Oge1_pat1.0, whole genome shotgun sequence.
ATTTAATAAcatgtttttcatatattgtaaAGTTAAATATCCACTGACATAATCACAATCCAAATTATGTGTAGATTAGGAGGTAGATATGTAACAATGTAATTTTAAAGTACATGGAGGTGTCTATTCCtaattacagataaaaaaaaaaaagctcacaatagtcagaaattatgaaaaaatccCAACCTGGGATCTATCCCAGGAGAAAGGCCCAGAGACAAAAAGGACAAGCAACAATTTACTTAGTATCTGTACTTGAAGTAGATACTCATCAGTTGCAAACtgaattatcattttttctttatagtgaCTTTCCTAATTATTTTGCTAAGGCTGAGGTTTGTAAAAGGTCAGGATGCAATTACACTTCAGGGCCCCTTCCTAATTCTTAAAAATGCACATCAAAGATacttaatgaaaataatactttaaagtCACATATTTGCAGAAATTCCATCATTACAGTAAAAAGTATTGGACTACAAGTCAGCTACCACATACTACTAAAGATGTGACTTAACCAAACTTTCTGAACAGGTGTTCTCACTCCAACTTAAGGTCTAGGGAAAGTCCAATAAGAATGTGCAAGCACAGACTAATGCCACATAGAAATATAAGATAGCACTATACATATTTATGATAAGCCAACTAAATACATAGTGTGGTAGCACAAAGAAATGGGAGTCTAGACTGGGGACTACTTTCAGCTTTGGCACTAATTAGCCACATAACAAGTAAATCACACActttaattgcattttaaaaataaaaatacttcgaATAGCTTATCTTGAAATCCCTAGCAGGTCAAAGCTCTATGATCCCAAAGTAACTATGTGGTCCTccaaagcaaatattaattgtaacaacaacaacaaaaattcaccAAGAGCTTAACaagtttcttaagaaaaataccattttaaatttgttttctagaAAAGTCTACAATTATTTGGCCATCACTTAAAATagcaaatttaaaacttaaaaaagtgcaGAAAGGGATCATTAAACAGCGCAAGAACACTATGTAGAATTAAGATAAACAGTGTAACTGAGGATAATGAAATACCAAACAGCTTTTCCTAAAGGACAAGGGAAAAACATCTGGGATTTTATGATCTATCCCAAAGAATATATAGGTACTCTTATTAAATACACAAAATGCTTTTTGAGTACTGCAAATAACTCACAGTTTCTATATAAATTATCCTATTTAATAAAGATGGTAGTACGTGgagattatttccttttaatttattgtttggTTTGAATACATGTCCTGCCAATCACACAATACCTAGTGTGACCAAAGACATGAGAAATTCCTGTAAGAATCACAAAGTGCCTTGCAGCTTTCTGCCAGGATGCTAAGGAAATGTAACAATGGAGACACAGATTGTCTAAGTTAGAAGTTCCAATCATTAATCTTCCTCAGAACTGGAATCATCCTCTTGGTCAGAGAGTTCAGGGACAGGGAAGCGGAGAATGGCAGCCACtccagtcaactgactgagctgttCTCCAGATACATGAAGACTAGAGAATATCCTAACAGTGCCCGCATTCTCTTTCACACTGTCCACCAGCTTCACATATCGGCTCCGTGTGGCTACATCCTGGTGCCTGAAAAGCTCATCACTGATGAGCAATGTGTCGATTGCCATAGCCTCATTGGCCTTCTCTACCTGCTTGAGTCCATAAAAAGCTCGGTCAGGTTCATGTTGTAACATTTTATAGAAGTCATCCAAAGCCTTTACTTCCCCAGCGGCTTTAGTGTCTGAAAGGCGGCTAGCTACAGAAGGGTCACAAAGGGCCTCTTTCAGGGAGTACTTGTGTCCAGAGGAGGCATGTACCTGGAATCACAATTATGAAAGTTAGGCAAAACAATCTTAGAGTACCCATTCATCAGCCTGCAATGACCTAAAGCCAAAAGcactaataaaactttattaagttTGAGAACTTAAAGCAAAGTTTACTATGTAAATACCCTATTTAAcaattctctttttcatttcattagcTCGCTTACAATCACAGTCCAGTAAACACTTTCTCCTCTTGTACTTTTCCCAGTCCTAAAACCTAAGAGTAGTTTATACAAATCCCTCTGCCCATTCTTAATTACCCTTGGATAAGACTGTTTTACCTGAAGGAATTTGGACCGGTTTTCCAGGAGCACTTTGTTGTCGGTCTTCACTGCTTGTTGAAACATGTAGTCGCAGAACTGCTCCCTCACGAATCCTGGGCTGGCCACCAGGATGCACTTCACAACATCAAAGTTTATGTGGCGCTGGATACCCTGGACCACCTGTTCGTAGAATCGCTCCAAGGCCCGGTCATGCTGGGAACAGTTGCCTTTCCGTTTCCTAGGGATGTTCACCTCCACCTTGGCCCGAGTGAGGGTCATGCTGGGAGTGACTAAGCAGATATGGGCGAGGCCTTCCTGCATGACCACAGCCGCCACATCTGCGCTCCAGGCTGGGTCACAGGCCTGCTCGATGCGCTCCAGAACCACACTGTCCCACTGTTTCTTGGCCAGCGTGAACTGGCGGTTGGGCTCCAGCTCGATGGTGTGGTAAGCCCCCATCTTGACATACTCATTCTCTTGGATGTTGGTCCCCTTAACCCGCAGCTGGCAAGCTTGAGAGTCAAAATCGATGGCCTCCACGCAGAGAGTGAGAGTAGTGCGGACCCGGTTGCTTCCTACGCTGCCTGTGGAGGACTCAGTCTGTACCTTGCGGATGGTGGAGGCACGCAAGCTGTCGCCCACCTGCACTAGATTGTAGGTGTGCCACATGTCCTCAGGTTCTTCGGGGACCAGGGTCACCTGGCCCGCATTGTCTTTCTCAATGTCCTTCCTCACGAGCTTCATGACTTTGGCGGGGATTCGCAGGCAGAACAAGAGGAAATGAGGGGGTACCCggtgggaaaggggcagggagggaaagggagtctAGGCCGGGAAGGGGGCGGGGTCTGGTCCCTATAGCCACTGGCCTGACGGGAAGGAAATACTATAGTACCGACTCGAGCGGCCGAGGGGAACACTTACTCTAGCCCTTCTTTTCTTAGTTTCCGGGCGCACGGCACCACACCGGCGCGAGAGACACCGCAGCAAACGCAGTCTTCTCGGTTCCAGCCGCCAGCACGGACCCAGCAGCTGATGCAATGAGCACGCATGCGTAGCCCGCGTCCCGCCTCCCGGCGCATGTTTTACGTCCCCAAAgaggaggcggggtgggggtggggaaatcaCAGTTCGCGCGGGCGCAGGCGCACTAAGCGTGAAGCGCGTCCGAGGACTAAACCGACGGAGGAACGTGGTTGGAATCTTTGGTGGCAGATCGTTTAATGCTGAACTTGGACCTCCTAAGTTTTCTCTTCCACAAGTGTTTGTGCAGAATCTGAGGAATATGtagttcaaattatttttttcagctgcGTGCAACTGCCACTGAACACCTTCTCTTCCCCGGGTAAATCCAGTGTTAAAACTTAACTAAAAGTAAAAGGAATTCTCAAAAGTGCAGACTTGGCCCCACAGTCCTAAAATGTGCTCGGCTTTGCACCTGCCTTATCCACACTCAAGCGCTGCACGCCTTTTGAAGCTGGTATTTCCAGAAGCGGTTTCTAAGAACGACTCGTCACGGTGGGTGTGGGCTCAGAGCAACGTGCCCAGCTGTTTTCTGCGCTTAGTTACCGTGTCTGCATGATCTGACTAACCCAGATGTTAAAGCACTGACCCCACACAGAGAAGAAACCATCCGTGGAATTTACCCCTGGGTGGACCTCTCAGTTGCTTGTCCCGATGTCCTGGGAATCCCAGATTCCAAAATTGGCAGTCTCCGCTTTCTGCAGCTCAATAGCCCGTGAAATGTTTAGGTTAGGGATTGGGTCGCAAAAGCTTAGGGCGGGATCATCACTGCCAAAGCTGAGAATATGGGAAGTGGGGAAAATCTGATGTAGTAGGACCAACACGACCGAAAGgctatggaatttattttaaagaaaatccttaAGTCACACAGCATTTTTATAGTGTGGGGGTGTTGAGAATTGGGGACTGCTTCTTAACAAGATCAGTAAATAGAAAAAGCCCATCAGATTTTCTTGAGGGTTAAGATGGGGTGGAGAGCAGAGGAGTCCTACCATATAtcttcccattctctttcttAACTTGTGTATGGTACTGAAAGGGAAGCTTGAACTGGTGAGACCAGGATGAAAGAGAGGAATCTGACTCTGGCACAAGTCTTGAATTTCACATCTCAGTTATCTTCCTCAGAGATTCTAAGGGGACACAAAATTCCCCTCTACAGCTCTAGTACAAATTAGAGTCATTGTTTTTGtggcctctcctcttcctctctgttcttaacctcctttccctcttcctttcacaCCTTCCTGTCATAGTGAGTGCCCTCACAGTTTCTAACTCAGACTTCCTTCTTCCACTTCCAAGTAAACCCAGTGACTTTTGAGTGAGTAAGGAACTGATCACGCTAAAGTGTAAAGATGGCTTGCCTCTCTCCAACGGAGATTTCCTAACTAGGAGAGAGATAAATACTTTGAGTTGCTCCTTGATCACCTTTCTAAGTACAATTTACCTCTCTCTAAAGTCTGCCAAAGATTAAAAACCACAGAATCACAGCGGCAGGCATACCGTAGGACCTTAATAAATGTTAGGTTTTTAATGAagagctatcatttattgaatattcaCCAGGTACTTTCCTATATACTCTTCTaatcttcatctataaatatttgttatcctcattttgtagattaagaaaatgaattacagagacataaagaaatgtattAAAGATCACATAACCAGCTTTTAAATTCAGACATGCTTAACTCTCCATCCTCTCCTCTGTTCAGTGGTGcaagattatatatattatggatGCTTGAAATCTCTGCAACCGTAAGTTATGTGCTGTCATCCACTGCCACTTCCCCTTAATTGTCACCTTTACCAGTTAAAGACCCACAGCTTAGGAAACAACTGAGAAGATTTGAAAGGCATCAGTCCCTTCCTTGCttctattactaaaaaaaaaaaaaaaatctttatattcttCTGCTCAACATACTTTTACTTCTGCCCAGCCTAGGTCACCATTATAATCCTTGAGAAAAATCCAGTGTTCTACTTAAGGAAAATACGCatatatttctacatttaaaaactgtAGGAAACCCACACTGACTGCTAATTCTGTGgttattttaaagagtttatttaaatTATGAGGCAAACTGCTTTGGGGTGTCTTTTTAAACATAAACTTGCTTCAGTGAACATACTACaaaatttttcatagaattaCTATTTGATctgaaatagaattattttttagtaaCTGGAGCTTACTTTTGAATGATCAGATGTTTTCTCTCAGGCTTTGTGTTGTAACTTAGTATTTCCAGATTaatcattacatttttattttgaattatttagaaTTCTCATTCCCTACTAATTAAAATCCAATTCTGTGATGTTCAGGGCCTCCATGATTTGGCTTTACAAGCTTTATTTTCCACTTGCCCCCTCCAGCACCCTATATTCCACCACAGGAGTAATTTTTGTTCCCCATACATCCTGGGAACTGTCTACTTTGCTGCCCTTAACTCAtgatgttttctatttaaaatgtcacTGCTTCTCAGTCCTTCCTCCATAAATACTACTTCTTTTTTAAGCCCAGCTTAAATGTTTCGTCACATTTGAAAACctgcatatgtaaatatttttaatattttttaaatgtttatttatctttgagagagagaccgagtgtaagtgggggaggggtagagagggaaatacagaatccaaagcaggctccaggctctgggctgtctgcACAGAGGCTGAAGTGGGTCTTGAACCCTCGAACCgagacatcatgacccgagctgaagtcggacgctcaaccgactgagtcacccaggcgcccctgaaaccaTGCATATAGTAATTGGAAtacctatcttttctttcttgttgaacTCTGAGTAGATTAATCCTTTTACTTCTCCACTGACCCTTGAAaagtccctggcacatagtaggcacttataCATGGATAATAACCTGAGTGTATCAGATGTGAAGTGTGGCAGCTATATGAACATTATCACAGACAGTTCTTAAGGCAGGATATTGTAATTAACGATAGTTCACTTAACTTAATAATGGTATATAAAAAAGTAATTCCTCTTATTTTAAAGCTGTTGTAGTTACAGCAGTTAAGTAATATATAGCAGTatatggtattttcatttttttaccaaaatatgcaaaatcatgagaaaaaaacatttacctttgttactttaaattctaattttctatttattggctttttgaaaatagaaacctTTATATCAGCaactttatatctatttttttctatttatattaatctctctagaataaaaaaaagttttcattttgtttttttttgatgtaaTTCCAGTGTCTCAGAAAGAGAACTGGGCTAGAAGTCAAACATCCTGGATTGTAATTCTTACCCTGTCAATTGTTTTTACTCTTAACTTTTGGCAGCCCTCAGTGTCTTAGAAActcaagtttctttttcttaagaattGAGGGCATTgaattcaataattaaaattgtCTGAATTGTAAAGATTATGctgcaaaaatgtttaaaaaactgaaacagtACTCATAATCTCACTCTAtcacatttatattcatttttgcaTAGTACCTTTTGAATTTGATTCTTTCTAAGGCCCACTGTAGTGGTAAAAGATCAATACCAAGTTTAATCCTTGCACACCAAGAGTTGGCAGACAGGAGTCATGATCTTTCTAGTAGGTTATAACAACTTTAGATGAGGCCCCTAACTTACAAACCTGAACTTTTCAGTCTAAATTGTAAGTAAGATTATTGGTCCTGCCTCTCTTATTTGATAACCCTTATGAGATTCTAATGAGATTATGACACTTGTTAACTGTAGAGTTGTATAAACATGTGAGATATATGGTAAATCTCCAAGAATGCCTGACCTGAAGCTAGAAATCTGGATCAGACATAGCAAGGATCAAGGGCTCACTTTAACATGATCATACTCAGTCTTGGAAAAATAACTGGTTCAGTAAAGCTGACTGATGAATAATCTGTTGGGCACCATTATTTATACTAGTATCCCTTCTGCAAGCTTAGGTCAGTCCTACTGCATGAGTTCATGCACTTCATTGGTGAATTGGATTACAGTCCTTCTTCCTGTTATAATAGTATGTTAGAATGCTAGAAATGGTTTGTATGACAGCTGCAGGGCTAATGGGCTCCTGAGGATGGATTTCTTATTTGGATACCCTGGGCTTAGCACAGTATAGGGGCTGTATAATTGttcttgtttcttgtatttttttgtttgcaagacttaacttttttcttttttttaatgtttatttatttttaagagagagagagaaa
It contains:
- the PELO gene encoding protein pelota homolog codes for the protein MKLVRKDIEKDNAGQVTLVPEEPEDMWHTYNLVQVGDSLRASTIRKVQTESSTGSVGSNRVRTTLTLCVEAIDFDSQACQLRVKGTNIQENEYVKMGAYHTIELEPNRQFTLAKKQWDSVVLERIEQACDPAWSADVAAVVMQEGLAHICLVTPSMTLTRAKVEVNIPRKRKGNCSQHDRALERFYEQVVQGIQRHINFDVVKCILVASPGFVREQFCDYMFQQAVKTDNKVLLENRSKFLQVHASSGHKYSLKEALCDPSVASRLSDTKAAGEVKALDDFYKMLQHEPDRAFYGLKQVEKANEAMAIDTLLISDELFRHQDVATRSRYVKLVDSVKENAGTVRIFSSLHVSGEQLSQLTGVAAILRFPVPELSDQEDDSSSEED